ACTAATTTTTGTTATAATAAGAGTTAAAGCAAGAAAGAAGGGTTTGAGATGAAATTAACCACCTTAGGGTCTTGGGGAGCCTATCCCTATCAAGATGCAGGCACAACCTCTTATTTGGTCACAGGACATGACGGCTTTCAGTTATTGATGGATGCTGGTAGTCGAGCGCTCAATGAGCTGGAAAAAGAAATCAGTCCTCTCGATTTGGATGCAGTGATTATTAGCCATTACCATCCAGACCACGTGGCCGATTTAGGCGTGTTGCGCCATTATTTTCAACTTTATCCTAAACACCTGTGGCAGCCTAAAGTATTGCCCATTTATGGGCATGATGAGGACCGAAACGAATTTGCTAAGTTAAGCATTCCTGATGTTTCAGAAGGTAGAGCCTATGATGTTACTGGAGTTGAACAGATTGGTTCTTTTGACATTACCTTTCTTAAAACAGTCCATCCAGTTGTGTGTTATGCCTTTCGAATTGTAGAAAGAGCGACTGGTCAGGTACTTGTCTTTACTGGAGACAGTGGTTATTTTGAAGGATTGGCAGACTTCGCAAAAGAAGCAGACCTTTTCTTAGCGGATGTTTACTTATACGAAGGCAATGAAAATCATATGGCCCATTTGACCAGTAAGGAAGCAGGACTAATGGCTAGCCAGGCAGGTGTTAAGAAGCTTGTCTTGACCCACATGCCACCGGTTCCTCCAGATGGTATTAATTCCAAAAACCATTTAGAAGTGTTGAGGCAAGAAACACAGGCCTATGCAGGTAATATTCCTGTTGACCTTGCCTTACCACACAAATCTTGGAACTTGGGGAGTCTTTCTTGATGCCATATAGTTTAGAAGAGCAAACTTATTTCATGCAAGAGGCTTTAAAAGAAGCCGAAAAATCCTTACAGAAAGCTGAAATCCCCATTGGCTGTGTCATTGTCAAGGATGGTGAGATTATTGGTCGTGGGCACAATGCGCGTGAAGAGAGTAACCAAGCCATTATGCACGCTGAAATGATGGCTATTAACGAGGCTAACGCTCATGAAGGCAACTGGCGTTTATTAGATACCACACTCTTTGTGACCATCGAGCCTTGTGTGATGTGTAGTGGTGCCATTGGGCTAGCAAGGATTCCGCATGTTATTTATGGAGCCAGCAATCAAAAATTTGGTGGAGTAGACAGCCTTTACCAGATTTTGACAGATGAGCGCTTAAACCATCGCGTGCAAGTTGAACGAGGCCTGCTAGCAGCAGACTGTGCTAACATCATGCAAACCTTTTTCCGCCAAGGGCGAGAGCGCAAAAAAATAGCTAAGCATTTGATCAAGGAACAGTCAGATCCCTTTGACTAGAGTTTTAAGGAGTTTGTTATCACATGCATTTTTGGTGAAGGGTAGCCTGTCAAAATACTGAGTGAAACGTTAGACCATTTTTCCAATGGTTGTTAGATTCAACATACGAAGATAGAATATACAAAAGGGCGTTTCCAAGTACTAGAAGCGCTCTTTTTCAGACCCAATCGAGATGAAAACAATCGAAAAATAAAACACGTGATGACTAGATGAGTTAGTCATTCTTAAAAAGATTTACTATCTAAAAACAGATAGTAATGGCTCACCTTATTTTTGTTTTTAGTAAACTTATCAAGTTCAGACTTCTAGGGCTCAGAGCTGTCAGTTATCTGTTGCGTAGATTGACACTGACACAGGGATTAAAAACAAGTGACTTATAGGCATGGCTTGAGTTATTTAATCTTTTGTCTTAGCTGATATATTTTGCTAAAGCATTAAAAAAGAGCTCATCACTGTTGCTAATGTTACAAGCATTAGATGTGCTCAATCTGAAAAGGTTATATCTATTGAAGACGGTTAGAATAATAATCGCCTTCAATTGTGTTAGTATATCAATTTCTTGTAATGTTTGACAAAGATAATCATCTTAACTTTGTGTTTCATGTGTCTAAACCTAGTTCCTACTAGCAAATGAAATACTAAGAGTCTCTGGTAAGAGTCCATAGGTAAAGCCCGTATAATTATTCCAATACTGATTGAAAAGGTTATGATAACCTGTTTGATTCGTCGTTAAATCAGTTACCATTTGTTGATAATCATCTTGATGAGCAAATTGTAGAGACAGTGGCTCTTGTCTATTTAACAACTGATTTTCAAGGCTTGCAAGGATGGCGTCACTGTCAAACGTTGAGATATAGCTTTGATGACGTTTAGAATAAAGCAAAGAATCATCTGTACAAGAAGGTATAGTCCAAACATTTTCAAAACGTTCTTTAGTATTAAAAGCAATGTCTTTGCTTGGCTGATGTGATAAGGCCATTAGATAATCTGGCAGGCATAGAAAACTGTAATTGATAGTTCCTTGCTTTTGATGTGAGAGATGGTTATCAAAAACAGGGTCACCCCAAGTGACATCAACGCCATAATAAGTGTTATTAATTTGAACAGCATTCCATGCATGTGCAAAAGATTGCTGAGGTTGCTGAGATGTACCAGTTCCACGGATATAGGCGACTGGAATGCCAGCTTTTTGACAAAGAAACTGAAAGGCTTGGGCATAGCCATTACAAACAGATAAATGATCAATAAAAACACTTTTAATGTCTTGATTAGAAGCGACCTGGG
The genomic region above belongs to Streptococcus pyogenes and contains:
- a CDS encoding MBL fold metallo-hydrolase, which gives rise to MKLTTLGSWGAYPYQDAGTTSYLVTGHDGFQLLMDAGSRALNELEKEISPLDLDAVIISHYHPDHVADLGVLRHYFQLYPKHLWQPKVLPIYGHDEDRNEFAKLSIPDVSEGRAYDVTGVEQIGSFDITFLKTVHPVVCYAFRIVERATGQVLVFTGDSGYFEGLADFAKEADLFLADVYLYEGNENHMAHLTSKEAGLMASQAGVKKLVLTHMPPVPPDGINSKNHLEVLRQETQAYAGNIPVDLALPHKSWNLGSLS
- the tadA gene encoding tRNA adenosine(34) deaminase TadA — encoded protein: MPYSLEEQTYFMQEALKEAEKSLQKAEIPIGCVIVKDGEIIGRGHNAREESNQAIMHAEMMAINEANAHEGNWRLLDTTLFVTIEPCVMCSGAIGLARIPHVIYGASNQKFGGVDSLYQILTDERLNHRVQVERGLLAADCANIMQTFFRQGRERKKIAKHLIKEQSDPFD
- a CDS encoding transglutaminase domain-containing protein; this translates as MGVMMKQKIKILTVIGLMTVGMSACHNTSKPSNTDSVFSLTGKKRQQIVKQVRQRYYFQQLSKTEQENYLTLYDSLAQFREIISLTPASKKSLIKTIDAFVMDNPEFYWITSADYRFEFSDQTVFVTFPIPEDAKNIYQDLQAIGNDIVANTPSKDRYEQVKYFYEVIIRDTDYNKKAFEAYQSGSQAQVASNQDIKSVFIDHLSVCNGYAQAFQFLCQKAGIPVAYIRGTGTSQQPQQSFAHAWNAVQINNTYYGVDVTWGDPVFDNHLSHQKQGTINYSFLCLPDYLMALSHQPSKDIAFNTKERFENVWTIPSCTDDSLLYSKRHQSYISTFDSDAILASLENQLLNRQEPLSLQFAHQDDYQQMVTDLTTNQTGYHNLFNQYWNNYTGFTYGLLPETLSISFASRN